The Actinopolyspora erythraea genome has a segment encoding these proteins:
- a CDS encoding geranylgeranyl reductase family protein, giving the protein MTTTPTRSRTADEAEVIVVGAGPAGATVATYLARAGLDVLVLEKSSFPREKVCGDGITPRGVKELIDLGVDTRPEAGWLHNRGLRVVGGGVRLELDWPRLAEYPPYGVVRPRHDFDDLLIRHAQRAGARLVQRTSVTEAITDERTGRITGVRAKSGPERTEVTYRAPLVVSCEGVSGRLALSMGLERREDRPMGVAVRRYYESPRAEDDYLESHVELRDESKPEGSDLLPGYGWIFGMGDGTVNVGLGVLSTSKAYGKTDYRALLRTWLDGTPEEWGLREPNATGRIGGAALPMGFNRMPHYGSGLLLVGDSGGMVNPFNGEGIAYAMESARLAAECVVQARSRPDGQARERALARYPDAVADSLGGYFRMGNLFSRLIGHPTVMRTATKYGLPRVTLMRFVLKLLANLYDSRGGDAMDRVISATTRLTPSA; this is encoded by the coding sequence ATGACAACCACCCCCACGCGAAGCCGGACCGCCGACGAAGCCGAGGTCATCGTCGTCGGAGCGGGACCGGCGGGGGCGACCGTGGCCACCTACCTCGCCAGGGCGGGACTGGACGTCCTCGTCCTGGAGAAGAGTTCCTTCCCTCGGGAGAAGGTGTGCGGTGACGGCATCACGCCGCGCGGGGTCAAGGAACTCATCGACCTCGGCGTGGACACCCGTCCGGAGGCGGGTTGGCTGCACAACCGGGGACTCCGGGTCGTCGGAGGCGGGGTGCGGCTGGAGCTCGACTGGCCGCGACTGGCCGAGTACCCGCCGTACGGCGTGGTTCGGCCCAGGCACGACTTCGACGACCTGCTGATCCGCCACGCGCAGCGGGCCGGGGCGCGGCTGGTGCAGCGGACCTCGGTGACCGAGGCGATCACCGACGAGCGAACCGGCCGGATCACCGGGGTGCGGGCCAAATCCGGCCCGGAACGCACCGAGGTCACCTACCGGGCGCCGCTGGTCGTCTCCTGCGAGGGGGTCTCCGGCAGGCTGGCGCTGTCCATGGGGCTGGAGCGCAGGGAGGACCGCCCGATGGGCGTGGCGGTCCGGCGCTACTACGAGAGCCCGCGCGCCGAGGACGACTACCTGGAGTCGCACGTCGAGCTCAGGGACGAATCGAAGCCGGAGGGCTCCGACCTGCTGCCCGGCTACGGCTGGATCTTCGGCATGGGCGACGGCACGGTCAACGTGGGGCTCGGCGTGCTGTCCACCTCGAAGGCCTACGGCAAGACCGACTACCGGGCGTTGCTGCGCACCTGGCTGGACGGAACCCCGGAGGAGTGGGGCCTGCGCGAGCCCAACGCCACCGGCCGGATAGGCGGCGCCGCGCTTCCGATGGGATTCAACCGAATGCCGCACTACGGTTCCGGCCTGCTGCTGGTGGGCGACTCCGGCGGAATGGTCAACCCGTTCAACGGCGAGGGGATCGCCTACGCCATGGAGTCGGCGCGGTTGGCCGCCGAGTGCGTGGTGCAGGCCAGGTCCCGCCCGGACGGGCAGGCCAGGGAACGCGCGCTGGCCCGCTACCCGGACGCGGTCGCCGACTCGCTGGGTGGCTACTTCCGGATGGGAAACCTGTTCAGCAGGCTCATCGGCCATCCGACCGTGATGCGCACCGCCACCAAGTACGGCCTTCCCCGGGTGACGCTGATGCGCTTCGTGCTCAAGTTGCTGGCCAACCTCTACGACAGCAGGGGCGGTGACGCCATGGACCGTGTGATAAGTGCCACTACTCGGCTCACACCTAGCGCCTGA